The window AGGCTGGCAAGCGGCGGCCGCGGGGCAGGTGCCGGCGTGACGGCCGGCAGCGCGTTCGCAACGCGCCGCCGCACGCGCATCGAGCTGTGAGCCATATTCATACCCGCGTGTTGATCTGTGCGCTAGCTTAACATCTGACCACGCCGCACCATTGCCGCATGAACACACTTTCCCCTCCGTCGTCGCGCGGCGCGCGACTGCCGCTCGTCGCGGCCGGCGCGGTGGCATTCACGATCGTCTCGTGGGCCTCCGCTTTTCCGTTCATCCGGATCGGCCTGCAAGGGCTGGCCCCGCTGCAGCTCGCGGCCGCACGCTTCGCGACCGCGGCCGTGCTCGTGATCGCATGGCTCGCGTGGCGACGGCCGAACATCCCGGCCAAAGGCGACGCGTTGCGCTTTCTCGTCTGCGGCTTGCTCGGCATCGCGTTCTACAACGCGCTGCTCAATACCGGCGAGCAGACTGTATCGGCCGGCGCGGCGAGCTTCATCGTCAACACGCTGCCGATCTTCACGGCGCTGTTGGCCGCGATATTTCTGCGCGAACGCTTCAATCGCTGGGGATGGCTCGGCTCACTGGTCAGCCTGGCCGGCATCGCCGTGATCGCGCACGGACAGCCAGGCGGTCTCGTCCTCGGCTCAGGGAGCACGCTGATTCTCGGCGCCGCACTGTGTTCTGCCAGCTATTTCGTGTTGCAGCGGCGGCTGATTCCCGTGTACGGCGCGCTGCCCTGCGCCGCGTATACGTTGCTGGCCGGTGCGCTGCTGCTCACGCCATGGTTGCCCGGCGCGCTCGTGTCGCTCGGCGGCGGCGCTTCGCGCGACACCGCGCTCGCCGTCCTGGTGCTCGGCGTCTTTCCCGCCGCGCTGGGCTATGCGACGTGGACCTTCGCGCTCGGCTACTTCGGCGCGGCGCGCGCCGCCAATTTCCTGTACCTGACACCGGCTGTCGCGACTGCGCTGTCGATGGCGCTGACCGGCGAGCGCCCCGGCATCGAGACGGTGTGCGGCGGCCTGCTGGCAATTGCCGGCGTGATATTCGTGGCCCTGCGCGGACGGACATAGGAGGCGCGCGGTTTCGCCGGACGGCGACACTTGCTCGAAGAACGACTCGACGCGGTTTGGCCAGGCGGGCCCCGTCCACTGCGAAACGGGGACGCACATGCAGTTTCGACACCTCGCGCCAATTCACCGATGCCGGCGGACTTGACCGTTAGTTGCATCAAACGAATGGCAGCTTCGCCGCGACGTAATGACGAAAGTGTGCAGACAAACCGACCGAACAGTTCTCGATTGATTGCATCGCACTGTCCATGGTCAGCGGTGGCGGCCCGGTCGAATAATCAGAGCAATCGACGGTTCGGAACGGCCACATCCGCGCGAAAAGACCGCGCAGTCGCATCACATTTGCGCAAGGCTGGGCAATTCGCGGAAGCGGGCG is drawn from Burkholderia diffusa and contains these coding sequences:
- a CDS encoding DMT family transporter; protein product: MNTLSPPSSRGARLPLVAAGAVAFTIVSWASAFPFIRIGLQGLAPLQLAAARFATAAVLVIAWLAWRRPNIPAKGDALRFLVCGLLGIAFYNALLNTGEQTVSAGAASFIVNTLPIFTALLAAIFLRERFNRWGWLGSLVSLAGIAVIAHGQPGGLVLGSGSTLILGAALCSASYFVLQRRLIPVYGALPCAAYTLLAGALLLTPWLPGALVSLGGGASRDTALAVLVLGVFPAALGYATWTFALGYFGAARAANFLYLTPAVATALSMALTGERPGIETVCGGLLAIAGVIFVALRGRT